The following are encoded together in the Paludisphaera mucosa genome:
- a CDS encoding DUF1559 family PulG-like putative transporter, with product MITRNLRRGFTLIELLVVIAIIAVLIALLLPAVQSAREAARRSQCINNLKQIGLAMHSYHGATNSFPMGSSRAPIATNPRENAWWGDWSAHAMLLPYLEQQPLYNASNFMVTAMGHSPAGEMNSTVVDTRLAGFLCPSDGNAGRSYTNSYYASAGTTTHRYHDVDFTGVFGRNYCYGVRDITDGSSNTIAFSEGLIASNTGGRTRAHSVVDVAAVNGDQIRLQSDVYSLVPMGGAPPGPVVSSALQSCVTSLRDPGNANNVKNNKGERWAWGETGMTMFHTIVPPNSTQYAFASCRNDCAGCSPDASVFTNAQSNHSGGVNILMADGSVRFAKDSISWGTWWALGTRANGEVIGADSY from the coding sequence ATGATAACGAGGAATTTGCGGCGAGGGTTCACCCTGATCGAGCTGCTGGTGGTGATCGCCATCATCGCCGTCCTGATCGCCCTGCTCCTGCCCGCCGTCCAGTCGGCGAGGGAGGCGGCCCGGCGCTCGCAATGCATCAACAACTTGAAGCAGATTGGGCTGGCGATGCACAGTTACCACGGCGCCACCAACTCATTCCCGATGGGCTCGTCACGCGCCCCCATCGCGACCAACCCCCGGGAAAACGCCTGGTGGGGCGACTGGAGTGCGCATGCGATGCTCCTACCCTACCTGGAGCAACAGCCCCTCTACAACGCCAGCAACTTCATGGTCACGGCCATGGGCCATTCGCCGGCCGGCGAGATGAACTCGACGGTCGTCGACACGAGGCTGGCGGGCTTCCTCTGCCCGTCCGACGGCAACGCCGGCCGCAGCTACACCAACAGCTACTACGCCAGTGCCGGCACGACCACCCACCGGTATCACGATGTCGACTTCACGGGCGTCTTCGGGCGGAACTACTGCTACGGCGTGCGCGACATCACCGACGGCTCGTCGAATACCATCGCCTTCTCCGAGGGGCTGATCGCGAGCAACACCGGGGGGCGGACTCGGGCCCACTCCGTGGTGGATGTCGCGGCTGTCAATGGCGACCAGATCCGACTCCAGTCGGATGTCTACTCGCTGGTGCCGATGGGTGGCGCCCCTCCGGGGCCGGTGGTCTCCAGCGCCCTTCAGTCCTGCGTGACTAGTCTCCGGGACCCTGGGAATGCCAACAACGTCAAGAATAACAAGGGAGAGCGTTGGGCCTGGGGCGAGACCGGCATGACCATGTTCCACACGATCGTCCCGCCGAACTCGACGCAGTACGCCTTCGCCTCGTGCCGGAATGACTGCGCCGGCTGCAGCCCGGATGCGTCGGTCTTCACCAACGCCCAGAGCAACCACTCCGGCGGGGTGAACATTTTGATGGCCGACGGTAGCGTCCGCTTCGCCAAGGATTCGATCTCCTGGGGCACCTGGTGGGCCCTGGGGACCAGGGCTAACGGCGAGGTGATCGGCGCCGACAGTTATTGA